The proteins below are encoded in one region of Coffea arabica cultivar ET-39 chromosome 4c, Coffea Arabica ET-39 HiFi, whole genome shotgun sequence:
- the LOC113739508 gene encoding U-box domain-containing protein 19-like codes for MIQRFDRSDRRILTFPAVHPCEGISPGILLESLINLSGRICSFRSRYIPSQRKNAREVIRQIGILLMFFEEIREHVPSLSSSFVLCFSELHLTFQKIEFLLEDCTREGARLWILMKSHFMTTQFRVLVRAMATALDVLPLKSIDLSREVKELVELVAKQSQKAKVEIGIEDEEELKRVIVISNQFENRFEPERCVIKKVLDFLDIRSWNDCQKEIKFLEEEIRLELNDGNARELPLLSSLVGLLCYSRGVLYEDYDYGNSDQSDDGRHSLETLTCLNPEDFRCPISLELMTDPVTVSTGQTYDRISIQKWLGSGNLICPKTGEKLTSAELVPNSALLKLIQQFCADNGISLAKSRKKNRDVSRTIVPGSAAAAEAIRFLAHFLACRLCFGTVDQKNKAAYEIRLLAKSNIFNRSCMIEAGTVPPLLGLLKSKNPSMQANAMSALLKLSKHSSGMKEIMENWGLKLILRVLRNGLKMEARQTAAATLFYLASVHEYRKLIGETPDAIPALVELIKDGATCGKKNAVVAIFGLLLSHRNHQRVIAAGTIPALVNLLAISEKVELTTDALAVLATLADSVNGSSKILESSALPTVSGLLHSTTSRAGKEYCLSILHSLCLNCGADVISVLAKDQSLMPALYSLVTEGTSPAGKKARSLIKILHKFGETSSSGSIRQVLPGQFVHVR; via the coding sequence ATGATTCAACGGTTTGATCGGAGTGATCGCCGGATTCTGACATTTCCGGCTGTCCATCCATGTGAAGGGATATCTCCAGGGATACTTCTGGAGTCGCTAATAAATCTTTCTGGTAGGATATGTAGTTTCCGATCCAGATATATCCCAAGCCAAAGGAAAAATGCCCGCGAAGTGATTCGCCAAATTGGGattcttttgatgtttttcGAGGAAATTCGAGAACATGTTCCTAGCTTGTCCAGCTCCTTTGTCCTCTGCTTTTCTGAACTTCATCTTACGTTTCAGAAAATtgagtttttgttggaggattGCACGAGAGAAGGAGCTAGATTGTGGATACTGATGAAATCGCATTTTATGACGACTCAATTTCGGGTTTTGGTAAGAGCAATGGCTACTGCTCTTGATGTACTTCCACTGAAATCTATTGATTTGTCACGTGAAGTTAAGGAGCTCGTGGAATTAGTAGCTAAGCAATCACAGAAGGCAAAAGTGGAGATTGGTATTGAGGATGAGGAAGAACTGAAGAGGGTTATTGTGATATCGAATCAATTTGAGAACCGATTTGAGCCTGAGAGGTGTGTTATCAAGAAagttcttgattttcttgataTCAGGAGTTGGAATGATTGTCAAAAGGAGATTAAATTTTTAGAGGAAGAGATCAGATTGGAATTAAATGATGGAAATGCGAGAGAGTTGCCGTTATTGAGCAGTTTAGTTGGGCTGCTGTGTTATTCCAGGGGAGTTTTGTATGAGGATTATGATTATGGAAATTCTGATCAATCAGATGATGGCAGACATAGCTTGGAAACTCTGACTTGTTTGAATCCTGAGGACTTCAGGTGTCCCATATCATTGGAGCTGATGACTGATCCAGTAACTGTGTCAACTGGGCAGACGTATGATCGAATTTCGATACAGAAATGGTTGGGATCAGGGAATCTCATTTGTCCCAAAACGGGGGAGAAGCTGACAAGCGCAGAATTGGTGCCAAATTCGGCTTTGCTGAAACTTATCCAGCAGTTTTGTGCTGATAATGGGATTTCTTTGGCTAAATCAAGGAAGAAAAATCGCGATGTATCGAGGACGATCGTACCAGGAAGTGCTGCTGCCGCAGAAGCCATTAGATTCCTTGCTCATTTCCTCGCTTGCCGGCTATGTTTTGGGACTGTTGATCAAAAGAACAAGGCTGCCTACGAGATTCGTTTGCTGGCaaaatcaaacattttcaaCAGGTCTTGCATGATTGAAGCTGGAACTGTTCCCCCACTTTTAGGACTACTCAAGTCTAAGAATCCATCTATGCAAGCGAATGCAATGTCTGCTTTGTTGAAGCTGTCAAAGCATTCTAGTGGTATGAAAGAAATCATGGAGAATTGGGGCTTGAAATTGATTCTTAGGGTGCTCAGAAACGGACTCAAAATGGAAGCTCGACAAACGGCAGCTGCAACACTTTTCTACCTAGCCTCAGTTCATGAATATCGTAAACTGATTGGAGAAACACCTGATGCAATTCCAGCTTTGGTAGAGCTCATCAAAGATGGTGCTACTTGTGGGAAAAAGAATGCCGTGGTTGCAATTTTCGGGCTGCTTTTGTCCCACAGAAATCATCAGAGGGTGATTGCAGCAGGGACAATTCCAGCACTGGTCAATCTTTTAGCTATTTCAGAAAAAGTAGAGCTTACAACAGATGCATTAGCAGTCCTCGCAACATTGGCCGACAGTGTTAATGGCTCATCCAAGATTCTTGAATCTTCTGCCTTACCTACAGTTTCGGGGCTATTGCATTCAACAACATCTCGAGCAGGAAAGGAGTACTGTCTTTCAATTCTGCACTCTTTGTGCCTAAATTGTGGAGCAGATGTTATCTCAGTTTTAGCAAAAGATCAATCACTCATGCCTGCTCTTTATTCACTTGTGACCGAAGGAACAAGTCCTGCAGGCAAGAAAGCTCGATCCCTTATCAAAATCCTGCATAAATTCGGCGAAACCAGCTCTTCTGGTTCGATCAGACAAGTTCTGCCTGGACAGTTTGTTCATGTTCGGTAA